One window of the Daphnia pulex isolate KAP4 chromosome 8, ASM2113471v1 genome contains the following:
- the LOC124200299 gene encoding uncharacterized protein LOC124200299 — translation MKIFGFQMGPTKKPASNRQHQQSICLLLIGSVMVVSTVALHCTSFVRGVMRLKANGLGPDGANLTTANLINVGIEHLNYTCVLIGVHAGFFIVSLTSNWSAVWDALILIQENLNFKSSFYHKCRKVVLVGFSLLFTDCIIHIFVSIQSSYWDMGVMRPLAIVLANISRTTAMSVYFLFCVLTRIVTLVFQGLNEQIAYLDEAKKFAPFYSTRILNIRLEKWRRNHALACRLVELINSSLGLVMLMTIVNVFVTFITTSFEIVRSMRDFEPVPFLFVYIFIKKFILLIVLIYEPYRLQAEAGRTAASIRSLQPLTSDLFTQIKLNTVVMEVTHAGPKITAMEFFDINLRLLPTLLGSALTYVAILCQASST, via the exons ATGAAGATCTTTGGATTCCAAATGGGTCCAACCAAGAAACCGGCCAGCAATCGCCAGCATCAGCAGTCGATTTGTTTGCTGCTGATCGGCTCGGTCATGGTCGTGTCGACCGTTGCTCTCCACTGCACCTCGTTCGTCCGCGGGGTCATGCGGCTCAAGGCCAACGGTCTGGGCCCGGACGGCGCCAATTTGACGACGGCCAACCTCATCAACGTCGGCATCGAGCACCTCAACTACACCTGCGTCCTCATCGGCGTCCACGCCGGATTCTTCATCGTGTCGCTGACCTCCAACTGGTCCGCCGTGTGGGACGCGCTGATCCTCATCCAGGAGAACCTCAACTTCAAGTCGTCGTTCTACCACAAGTGCAGGAAGGTTGTCCTAGTCggattttctctcctcttcacC GATTGCATCATCCACATCTTTGTCTCGATCCAATCTTCCTACTGGGACATGGGCGTGATGAGGCCACTGGCCATCGTGCTGGCCAACATCTCGCGGACGACGGCCATGAGCGTCTACTtcctcttttgtgtgttgaccAGGATCGTCACTCTGGTGTTCCAGGGACTCAACGAGCAAATCGCTTACCTGGACGAGGCCAAGAAATTCGCCCCGTTCTACTCGACCAGGATCCTCAACATCCGGCTGGAGAAGTGGCGCAGGAATCACGCCCTGGCCTGCAGGCTGGTCGAGCTGATCAACAGCTCCTTGGGTCTGGTCATGCTCATGACCATCGTCAACGTTTTTGTGACTTTCATCACCACCTCGTTCGAGATCGTCCGATCAATGAGGGACTTTGAGCCCGTCCCTTTTCTCTTCGTCTACATTTTCATCAAGAAATTCATTTTGCTCATCGTCCTCATCTACGAGCCCTACCGTCTGCAAGCCGAG GCTGGACGAACGGCGGCTTCGATTCGAAGTCTGCAGCCATTGACTTCTGATCTCTTCACCCAAATTAAA CTGAATACAGTGGTGATGGAGGTGACACACGCTGGACCCAAGATTACGGCGATGGAATTCTTCGACATCAACCTCAGACTTTTGCCAACA TTGTTGGGTAGCGCACTGACATACGTGGCCATTCTCTGCCAAGCGTCGTCGACTTAA
- the LOC124200298 gene encoding uncharacterized protein LOC124200298 isoform X2, translated as MWKVIIGITTLLFLAESWLSIGIEGNPTMNWPISSTAGSRQLHRLSHRPLVVSDDELIYRQHQPRWHFHFHSERQQIPSPSINLSKIVKRSVDSLETDTLEERQSRGEPPTDDSQDKIAAVENEINQLAETVNSLAINQTESPLLMLPETTSNNETLAQFFGITNIYVGGQRLINKKQSELLPDSVAAIDCPVCPTVSAVECPTLPEHIILTVTACESFGSSLGTCSVASIASSGTIFILFPSSSAGSGGRKSFGRYLKKKNKNIAASVATAVVGVVAAAPNTKVKMTCPYIPTDVTVTTQNGPVLPYKPREEAGFIQLIVTGTLASEKYTMACVWASSP; from the exons ATGTGGAAAGTTATCATCGGCATCACAACTTTACTG TTCTTGGCGGAGAGTTGGTTATCGATCGGCATCGAAGGAAATCCGACGATGAATTGGCCAATCAGCAGCACTGCTGGATCTCGACAGCTGCATCGACTCTCCCACCGCCCTTTGGTCGTCTCAGATGACGAGCTAATCTATCGCCAGCATCAGCCTCGATGgcattttcatttccattcgGAGCGACAGCAGATCCCATCACCTTCCATCAACCTGTCCAAAATCGTCAAGCGATCTGTGGATAGTCTAGAAACCGATACACTCGAAG AACGTCAATCGAGAGGAGAACCACCGACAGACGACAGCCAGGACAAAATCGCTG CcgtggaaaatgaaatcaatcagCTTGCAGAGACCGTGAATTCCCTCGCCATCAATCAAACAG AGTCGCCGCTCCTGATGTTGCCGGAGACCACCAGCAATAACGAAACGCTGGCCCAGTTTTTCGGCATCACCAACATCTACGTGGGCGGACAGAGGCTCATCAACAAGAAACAGTCGGAATTGTTACCGGACAGCGTGGCAGCAATAGATTGTCCCGTGTGTCCCACCGTCTCCGCCGTCGAATGTCCTACACTCCCCGAGCATATCATTTTGACAGTTACAg CTTGCGAGAGTTTCGGTTCTTCCTTGGGTACCTGCTCGGTGGCTTCCATCGCGTCCAGTGgcaccattttcattttgtttccgaGCAGCAGCGCCGGAAGTGGCGGTCGCAAGAGCTTCGGCCGTTacctgaaaaagaagaataagaacatCGCCGCCAGCGTTGCCACTGCGGTCGTCGGAGTAGTTGCCGCAGCTCCCAACACTAAAGTCAAAATGACATGTCCCTACATTCCCACAGATGTTACGGTTACAACG CAAAATGGGCCAGTGTTGCCGTACAAGCCAAGGGAAGAGGCAGGATTCATCCAACTTATCGTAACCGGTACCTTAGCATCGGAGAAATACACAATGGCATGTGTTTGGGCTTCCAGTCCTTAA
- the LOC124200293 gene encoding collagen alpha-1(I) chain-like — protein MAGSCVCEVTMRVLVCVVLLFTAAVFSTPQYERDGYYGDDKDSFYREQQWSRPSLNPYKAPAGSYQNDQDPQKIWEMLLEQFPALIGLPGPPGPEGESFYGSSQYELIPGPPGNPGERGPDGPKGDDGIAGAPGAPGGPGPKGKLGNPGAPGTKGERGDPGNTGAAGDPGAPGMKGESGDPGFNGEPGLAGAPGNPGKDGFPGESGVQGPKGDIGAPGLTLPSKVAGPPGLSGMPGKDGAPGNTGPVGSIGPQGPIGLEGNPGKPGLNGVPGGPGPKGDNGFNGNPGAPGKDGLPGGPSDVVGPIGPEGERGTPGDPGSPGKEGLTGAPGEPGKDGSPGAPGQTGAPGEEGKSGKDGEPGPTGTPGNPGGIGPKGPKGKPGPNGSPGLPGDIGPIGPVGPEGKPGNEGAPGYPGKPGPAGGVGPQGKKGDNGYPGKTGAVGPVGPRGKPGTASSYGSGRPYGRPSSRPSSSFSDFFGSFWSDEPQSNKPASSSFYPSGPASEYSGQSYQNNNLPPAYPGYVRVVW, from the exons ATGGCTGGTTCCTGCGTCTGCGAAGTAACAATGCGAGTTTTG GTCTGTGTAGTATTGCTCTTCACTGCAGCCGTTTTTTCAACCCCACAATACGAGCGGGATGGTTACTATGGCGACGATAAAGATTCCTTCTACAGAGAGCAGCAGTGGTCCCGGCCATCGCTGAATCCATACAAGGCCCCAGCAGGTTCTTACCAAAATGACCAGGATCCTCAGAAAATATGGGAAATGTTATTGGAGCAATTCCCAGCGCTGATTGGACTGCCCGGTCCTCCTGGACCCGAAGGAGAATCATTTTACGGCAGCAGCCAATACGAACTTATTCCTGGTCCACCTGGAAATCCTGGCGAGAGAGGGCCGGACGGGCCAAAAGGTGACGATGGAATTGCAGGTGCTCCTGGTGCTCCTGGAGGACCCGgtccaaaaggaaaattggGCAACCCAGGCGCTCCTGGAACCAAAGGAGAGAGGGGTGATCCAGGTAATACGGGAGCTGCTGGCGATCCTGGAGCCCCAGGAATGAAGGGCGAGAGCGGAGATCCTGGATTTAATGGCGAACCTGGCCTAGCTGGAGCACCTGGAAATCCAGGAAAAGACGGATTCCCAGGGGAATCAGGAGTCCAGGGACCGAAAGGTGACATTGGAGCGCCAGGATTGACTCTTCCATCCAAGGTCGCAGGACCCCCCGGTTTATCTGGAATGCCCGGGAAAGATGGAGCTCCAGGCAATACTGGCCCAGTTGGATCAATCGGTCCACAAGGACCAATTGGATTGGAAGGTAATCCAGGCAAACCTGGTTTGAATGGTGTTCCCGGTGGGCCTGGACCAAAGGGCGACAACGGATTCAATGGCAATCCTGGAGCACCTGGTAAAGACGGTTTGCCCGGTGGACCTAGCGACGTTGTTGGACCCATTGGGCCAGAAGGAGAACGTGGAACGCCAGGAGACCCCGGGTCACCTGGCAAAGAGGGCCTCACTGGCGCACCTGGTGAGCCTGGAAAAGACGGATCGCCCGGCGCTCCTGGTCAAACAG GCGCTCCAGGTGAGGAAGGCAAATCAGGCAAGGATGGTGAACCTGGTCCGACGGGAACACCCGGCAATCCTGGTGGAATAGGTCCGAAAGGTCCAAAAGGTAAACCTGGCCCTAATGGCTCTCCTGGTCTTCCTGGAGATATTGGACCCATTGGTCCTGTCGGTCCAGAAGGCAAACCAGGTAATGAGGGAGCTCCTGGTTATCCTGGAAAACCTGGACCAGCTGGCGGAGTTGGTCCtcaaggaaaaaaaggtgatAATGGCTACCCTGGAAAAACCGGAGCAGTTGGGCCTGTCGGGCCTCGCGGAAAACCAGGCACAGCCAGCAGCTATGGTTCAGGAAGACCCTATGGTAGACCCAGCTCTAGACCCAGCTCTTCGTTCTCTGACTTCTTTGGATCTTTCTGGTCCGACGAACCTCAAAGTAATAAGCCGGCCAGCTCGTCATTCTACCCAAGTGGGCCTGCTTCAGAATATTCAGGACAGTCTTACCAAAACAATAATCTACCACCTGCATATCCAGGCTACGTACGAGTAGTGTGGTGA
- the LOC124199457 gene encoding uncharacterized protein LOC124199457 isoform X3, protein MKSIVACLLVLVVAVQSQWPNNFGYGVHPAGFFGGFNGLYPGYAGLPAGPFYGHPGRYVNYPAASLPAYDAFGNQVGGYGQVQDTPEVAQAKAAHFAAHAAARARLFTPVVAAPVAVPVAADAAVAPTLAMETAASSLVETVATPVVETVSAPVVETVAAPVESVADVATSIMSRKKRQIQPLANAPFGFPYGGYYSAPNNFQHSAVPYITPNVGAGAAVAPIFPMATSTQYHAQDEFGQTTFGYAHPGQAATNYRDALGNQIGSYSYFNPEGKQVRVSYTADHRGFRVLSNDLPVGPVQVQDTFEVAQAKAAHFAAHAAARARLISAPPAASTAVEAPIAAASAAAEPSVVVASPDAATVAQTA, encoded by the exons ATGAAGTCCATT GTCGCCTGTCTCTTGGTTTTGGTTGTTGCCGTCCAGTCCCAATGGCCGAACAACTTCGGATACGGTGTCCATCCTGCTGGATTCTTTGGCGGATTCAACGGCCTCTACCCGGGTTATGCCGGATTGCCAGCCGGCCCATTCTACGGAC ATCCAGGACGATATGTCAACTACCCGGCTGCATCTCTGCCTGCCTATGACGCCTTCGGCAACCAAGTCGGAGGCTATGGCCAAGTGCAGGACACGCCGGAAGTGGCCCAGGCCAAAGCGGCTCACTTTGCCGCCCACGCCGCCGCCAGGGCCCGTCTCTTTACTCCCGTCGTAGCGGCTCCTGTTGCTGTTCCTGtcgctgctgatgctgctgtggCTCCCACTCTGGCTATGGAAACTGCTGCTTCTTCGCTGGTAGAAACTGTTGCCACTCCGGTGGTTGAAACCGTTTCCGCTCCGGTCGTCGAAACTGTTGCCGCTCCAGTTGAGTCTGTCGCTGATGTTGCCACTTCCATCATGTCCCGCAAAAAGCGACAGATTCAGCCATTGGCCAACGCTCCTTTTGGTTTCCCCTACGGAGGATATTATTCAGCACCCAATAACTTCCAGCATTCTGCTGTTCCCTATATTACTCCTAATGTgggtgctggtgctgctgtCGCCCCAATCTTCCCGATGGCCACCTCCACCCAATATCACGCCCAAGATGAATTCGGTCAGACGACATTCGGCTACGCTCACCCCGGCCAAGCCGCCACCAACTACCGTGACGCACTGGGAAATCAAATCGGCAGTTACTCTTACTTCAACCCGGAAGGTAAACAAGTCCGTGTGTCTTACACCGCTGACCACAGAGGCTTCCGTGTCCTGTCAAACGACTTGCCCGTCGGTCCCGTTCAAGTGCAAGACACCTTTGAAGTGGCCCAGGCCAAAGCCGCCCACTTTGCCGCCCATGCGGCTGCCAGGGCTCGTCTGATTAGCGCAccgccagcagccagcacTGCCGTTGAGGCTCCCATTGCTGctgcatcagcagcagcagaaccaTCAGTGGTCGTCGCCAGCCCTGATGCTGCAACTGTAGCCCAAACTGCTTAG
- the LOC124200302 gene encoding uncharacterized protein LOC124200302 isoform X1, which produces MKSIVACLLVLAVSVHSQWPNNFGYGLNPAGYFGGFNGLYPGYAGFPANGPFYGHPGRFVNYPAASLPAYDAFGNQVGGYGQVQDTPEVAQAKAAHFAAHAAARARLFTPVVAAPVAVPVAADAAVAPTLAMETAASSLVETVATPVVETVSAPVVETDVAAPVESVAVATPIMSRNKRLIQLAPQHVNSSPFAYNYASPFAYYNHYAGSPFAYSNFGTPFGYNYGSPYFGYHFGNPFTYNGQYYPTAYNNFAAAAAVEAPVVVASAAVAETNADSVVATSDATAIVAIA; this is translated from the exons ATGAAATCCATA GTCGCTTGTCTTTTGGTTTTGGCTGTTTCCGTCCATTCCCAATGGCCGAACAACTTCGGGTACGGTCTCAATCCTGCTGGGTATTTTGGCGGATTCAACGGCCTCTACCCGGGTTACGCCGGATTCCCAGCAAATGGACCTTTTTACGGACATCCAGGACGATTCGTCAACTACCCAGCTGCATCTCTGCCTGCCTATGACGCCTTCGGCAACCAAGTCGGAGGATACGGTCAAGTACAGGACACGCCGGAAGTGGCCCAGGCCAAAGCGGCTCACTTTGCCGCCCACGCCGCCGCCAGGGCCCGTCTCTTTACTCCCGTCGTAGCGGCTCCTGTTGCTGTTCCTGtcgctgctgatgctgctgtggCTCCCACTCTGGCTATGGAAACTGCTGCTTCTTCGCTGGTAGAAACTGTTGCCACTCCGGTGGTTGAAACCGTTTCCGCTCCGGTCGTCGAAACTGATGTTGCCGCTCCGGTCGAGTCTGTCGCTGTTGCCACTCCCATCATGTCCCGCAATAAGCGACTGATTCAGTTGGCTCCTCAGCACGTCAACTCATCTCCTTTCGCTTACAACTATGCTTCTCCTTTCGCTTATTACAATCACTATGCTGGCTCTCCTTTTGCTTACTCCAACTTTGGCACACCTTTCGGCTACAACTATGGCTCTCCTTATTTCGGCTATCACTTTGGAAACCCTTTCACCTATAACGGCCAATATTATCCCACGGCTTATAATaactttgctgctgctgctgctgttgaggcGCCGGTTGTTGTCGCCTCTGCTGCTGTCGCCGAAACCAACGCAGACAGTGTCGTCGCCACATCTGACGCAACAGCAATCGTCGCAATAGCCTAA
- the LOC124200302 gene encoding uncharacterized protein LOC124200302 isoform X2, whose product MKSIVACLLVLAVSVHSQWPNNFGYGLNPAGYFGGFNGLYPGYAGFPANGPFYGHPGRFVNYPAASLPAYDAFGNQVGGYGQVQDTPEVAQAKAAHFAAHAAARARLFTPVVAAPVAVPVAADAAVAPTLAMETAASSLVETVATPVVETVSAPVVETDVAAPVESVAVATPIMSRNKRLIQLAPQHVNSSPFAYNYASPFAYYNHYAGSPFAYSNFGTPFGYNYGSPYFGYHFGNPFTYNGQYYPTAYNNFAAAAAVEAPVVVASAAVAETNADSVVATSDATAIVAIA is encoded by the coding sequence GTCGCTTGTCTTTTGGTTTTGGCTGTTTCCGTCCATTCCCAATGGCCGAACAACTTCGGGTACGGTCTCAATCCTGCTGGGTATTTTGGCGGATTCAACGGCCTCTACCCGGGTTACGCCGGATTCCCAGCAAATGGACCTTTTTACGGACATCCAGGACGATTCGTCAACTACCCAGCTGCATCTCTGCCTGCCTATGACGCCTTCGGCAACCAAGTCGGAGGATACGGTCAAGTACAGGACACGCCGGAAGTGGCCCAGGCCAAAGCGGCTCACTTTGCCGCCCACGCCGCCGCCAGGGCCCGTCTCTTTACTCCCGTCGTAGCGGCTCCTGTTGCTGTTCCTGtcgctgctgatgctgctgtggCTCCCACTCTGGCTATGGAAACTGCTGCTTCTTCGCTGGTAGAAACTGTTGCCACTCCGGTGGTTGAAACCGTTTCCGCTCCGGTCGTCGAAACTGATGTTGCCGCTCCGGTCGAGTCTGTCGCTGTTGCCACTCCCATCATGTCCCGCAATAAGCGACTGATTCAGTTGGCTCCTCAGCACGTCAACTCATCTCCTTTCGCTTACAACTATGCTTCTCCTTTCGCTTATTACAATCACTATGCTGGCTCTCCTTTTGCTTACTCCAACTTTGGCACACCTTTCGGCTACAACTATGGCTCTCCTTATTTCGGCTATCACTTTGGAAACCCTTTCACCTATAACGGCCAATATTATCCCACGGCTTATAATaactttgctgctgctgctgctgttgaggcGCCGGTTGTTGTCGCCTCTGCTGCTGTCGCCGAAACCAACGCAGACAGTGTCGTCGCCACATCTGACGCAACAGCAATCGTCGCAATAGCCTAA
- the LOC124199457 gene encoding uncharacterized protein LOC124199457 isoform X2 codes for MKSIVACLLVLIVAVQSQWPNNFGYGLHPAGFFGGFNGLYPDYAGFPSAAGPFYGHPGRYVNYPAASLPAYDAFGNQVGGYGQVQDTPEVAQAKAAHFAAHAAARARLFTPVVAAPVAVPVAADAAVAPTLAMETAASSLVETVATPVVETVSAPVVETVAAPVESVADVATSIMSRKKRQIQPLANAPFGFPYGGYYSAPNNFQHSAVPYITPNVGAGAAVAPIFPMATSTQYHAQDEFGQTTFGYAHPGQAATNYRDALGNQIGSYSYFNPEGKQVRVSYTADHRGFRVLSNDLPVGPVQVQDTFEVAQAKAAHFAAHAAARARLISAPPAASTAVEAPIAAASAAAEPSVVVASPDAATVAQTA; via the exons ATGAAGTCCATT GTCGCCTGtcttttggttttgattgTTGCCGTCCAGTCCCAATGGCCGAACAACTTCGGGTACGGTCTCCATCCTGCTGGATTCTTTGGCGGATTTAACGGCCTCTACCCGGATTACGCCGGATTCCCATCAGCAGCTGGACCTTTTTACGGACATCCAGGACGATATGTCAACTACCCGGCTGCATCTCTGCCTGCCTATGACGCCTTCGGCAACCAAGTCGGAGGCTATGGCCAAGTGCAGGACACGCCGGAAGTGGCCCAGGCCAAAGCGGCTCACTTTGCCGCCCACGCCGCCGCCAGGGCCCGTCTCTTTACTCCCGTCGTAGCGGCTCCTGTTGCTGTTCCTGtcgctgctgatgctgctgtggCTCCCACTCTGGCTATGGAAACTGCTGCTTCTTCGCTGGTAGAAACTGTTGCCACTCCGGTGGTTGAAACCGTTTCCGCTCCGGTCGTCGAAACTGTTGCCGCTCCAGTTGAGTCTGTCGCTGATGTTGCCACTTCCATCATGTCCCGCAAAAAGCGACAGATTCAGCCATTGGCCAACGCTCCTTTTGGTTTCCCCTACGGAGGATATTATTCAGCACCCAATAACTTCCAGCATTCTGCTGTTCCCTATATTACTCCTAATGTgggtgctggtgctgctgtCGCCCCAATCTTCCCGATGGCCACCTCCACCCAATATCACGCCCAAGATGAATTCGGTCAGACGACATTCGGCTACGCTCACCCCGGCCAAGCCGCCACCAACTACCGTGACGCACTGGGAAATCAAATCGGCAGTTACTCTTACTTCAACCCGGAAGGTAAACAAGTCCGTGTGTCTTACACCGCTGACCACAGAGGCTTCCGTGTCCTGTCAAACGACTTGCCCGTCGGTCCCGTTCAAGTGCAAGACACCTTTGAAGTGGCCCAGGCCAAAGCCGCCCACTTTGCCGCCCATGCGGCTGCCAGGGCTCGTCTGATTAGCGCAccgccagcagccagcacTGCCGTTGAGGCTCCCATTGCTGctgcatcagcagcagcagaaccaTCAGTGGTCGTCGCCAGCCCTGATGCTGCAACTGTAGCCCAAACTGCTTAG
- the LOC124200298 gene encoding uncharacterized protein LOC124200298 isoform X1, with product MWKVIIGITTLLFLAESWLSIGIEGNPTMNWPISSTAGSRQLHRLSHRPLVVSDDELIYRQHQPRWHFHFHSERQQIPSPSINLSKIVKRSVDSLETDTLEERQSRGEPPTDDSQDKIAAVENEINQLAETVNSLAINQTGNTAGSAAGIKYPKFWGVAKSVDGNEDYVSFQESPLLMLPETTSNNETLAQFFGITNIYVGGQRLINKKQSELLPDSVAAIDCPVCPTVSAVECPTLPEHIILTVTACESFGSSLGTCSVASIASSGTIFILFPSSSAGSGGRKSFGRYLKKKNKNIAASVATAVVGVVAAAPNTKVKMTCPYIPTDVTVTTQNGPVLPYKPREEAGFIQLIVTGTLASEKYTMACVWASSP from the exons ATGTGGAAAGTTATCATCGGCATCACAACTTTACTG TTCTTGGCGGAGAGTTGGTTATCGATCGGCATCGAAGGAAATCCGACGATGAATTGGCCAATCAGCAGCACTGCTGGATCTCGACAGCTGCATCGACTCTCCCACCGCCCTTTGGTCGTCTCAGATGACGAGCTAATCTATCGCCAGCATCAGCCTCGATGgcattttcatttccattcgGAGCGACAGCAGATCCCATCACCTTCCATCAACCTGTCCAAAATCGTCAAGCGATCTGTGGATAGTCTAGAAACCGATACACTCGAAG AACGTCAATCGAGAGGAGAACCACCGACAGACGACAGCCAGGACAAAATCGCTG CcgtggaaaatgaaatcaatcagCTTGCAGAGACCGTGAATTCCCTCGCCATCAATCAAACAGGTAACACCGCCGGCTCTGCTGCTGGTATTAAATACCCGAAATTCTGGGGAGTAGCGAAATCGGTTGACGGGAATGAAGATTACGTCTCGTTCCAAGAGTCGCCGCTCCTGATGTTGCCGGAGACCACCAGCAATAACGAAACGCTGGCCCAGTTTTTCGGCATCACCAACATCTACGTGGGCGGACAGAGGCTCATCAACAAGAAACAGTCGGAATTGTTACCGGACAGCGTGGCAGCAATAGATTGTCCCGTGTGTCCCACCGTCTCCGCCGTCGAATGTCCTACACTCCCCGAGCATATCATTTTGACAGTTACAg CTTGCGAGAGTTTCGGTTCTTCCTTGGGTACCTGCTCGGTGGCTTCCATCGCGTCCAGTGgcaccattttcattttgtttccgaGCAGCAGCGCCGGAAGTGGCGGTCGCAAGAGCTTCGGCCGTTacctgaaaaagaagaataagaacatCGCCGCCAGCGTTGCCACTGCGGTCGTCGGAGTAGTTGCCGCAGCTCCCAACACTAAAGTCAAAATGACATGTCCCTACATTCCCACAGATGTTACGGTTACAACG CAAAATGGGCCAGTGTTGCCGTACAAGCCAAGGGAAGAGGCAGGATTCATCCAACTTATCGTAACCGGTACCTTAGCATCGGAGAAATACACAATGGCATGTGTTTGGGCTTCCAGTCCTTAA
- the LOC124199458 gene encoding uncharacterized protein LOC124199458 translates to MKSIVACLLVLAVSVHSQWPNNFGYGLNPAGFFGGFNGLYPGYAGFPTGPFYGHPGRFVNYPAASLPANDAFGNQVGGYGQVQDTPEVAQAKAAHFAAHDAARARLFTPVVGAPVAVPLVADVAVAPTLAMETAASSLVETVATPVIETVSAPVVEADVAAPVEQSVAVATPIMSRKKRQIQLAPQQVNSSPFGYNYASPFAYYNHYAGSPFAYSNFGTPFGYNYGAPFGYHFGNPFTYNGQYYPTAYNNFAAAAAVEAPVVVASPAVAETNADRVVATSDATAIVAIA, encoded by the exons ATGAAATCCATT GTCGCCTGTCTTTTGGTTTTGGCTGTTTCCGTCCATTCCCAATGGCCGAACAACTTCGGGTACGGTCTCAATCCTGCTGGATTCTTTGGCGGATTCAACGGCCTCTACCCGGGTTACGCCGGATTCCCGACCGGACCTTTTTACGGACATCCAGGACGATTCGTCAACTACCCAGCTGCATCTCTGCCTGCCAATGACGCCTTCGGCAACCAAGTCGGAGGCTATGGTCAAGTGCAGGACACGCCGGAAGTGGCCCAGGCCAAAGCGGCTCACTTTGCCGCCCATGACGCCGCCAGGGCCCGTCTCTTTACTCCCGTCGTAGGGGCTCCTGTTGCTGTTCCCCTCGTCGCTGATGTTGCTGTGGCTCCCACTCTGGCTATGGAAACTGCTGCTTCTTCGCTGGTAGAAACTGTTGCCACTCCAGTGATTGAAACCGTTTCCGCTCCGGTCGTCGAAGCTGATGTGGCCGCTCCGGTCGAGCAGTCTGTCGCTGTTGCCACTCCCATCATGTCCCGCAAAAAGCGACAGATTCAGTTGGCTCCTCAGCAAGTCAACTCATCTCCTTTCGGTTACAACTATGCTTCTCCTTTCGCTTATTACAATCACTACGCTGGCTCTCCTTTTGCTTACTCCAACTTTGGCACACCTTTCGGCTACAACTATGGCGCTCCTTTCGGCTATCACTTTGGAAACCCTTTCACCTATAACGGCCAATATTATCCCACGGCTTATAATaactttgctgctgctgctgctgttgaggcGCCGGTTGTTGTCGCCTCTCCTGCTGTCGCCGAAACCAACGCAGACAGAGTCGTCGCCACATCTGACGCAACAGCAATCGTCGCAATAGCCTAA